The Alteriqipengyuania halimionae genome contains a region encoding:
- a CDS encoding bactofilin family protein yields the protein MAGNGSATFSVLGSDVAIKGDIKADADLHLDGKVEGDIACTSLVQGETGAIHGGVTAQSARLAGTVSGSIEAKELVILKTAHIEGDVHYETLTIEQGAKVDGRFAPQVVKQAIKSQPDIPQEGEPQLKVAQ from the coding sequence ATGGCGGGCAATGGCAGCGCGACGTTCTCCGTCCTCGGCAGCGACGTCGCGATCAAGGGCGACATTAAGGCCGATGCGGATCTCCATCTCGACGGCAAGGTCGAAGGCGACATCGCCTGCACCAGCCTGGTCCAAGGCGAAACCGGGGCGATCCATGGCGGCGTGACAGCGCAATCCGCGCGGCTCGCGGGCACGGTGTCGGGCTCGATCGAAGCCAAGGAACTGGTGATCCTCAAGACCGCCCATATCGAAGGCGACGTCCATTACGAGACGCTGACGATCGAACAAGGCGCCAAAGTGGATGGGCGGTTTGCTCCGCAGGTCGTGAAGCAGGCGATAAAGTCTCAGCCCGACATTCCTCAGGAGGGCGAACCTCAGCTCAAGGTCGCTCAGTAA